The nucleotide sequence tgatttctctggcttcctccacaaaaatcccaccttttaccaGCTGAAGCCTTCACCAGTCCCTTTTAATTCTGGCCCCTGCTTTCTCTTTGATTTCCTGGCTATTTGTTTGCATCCTGTCTGCCCCTTTAGATCCAAAGCTTCCCAGGGCCAGGAAAtgacttttacctctttttgtatccccagaccttagcacagtgtctggacatagtaagcatttaacaaaaattttGTTGACTGAATTAGAGATCTCCAAAAGCGGAATGGGGTGTCTCGGGAAATAGCAGGCGCTCCCTTACTGGAGGTCTTTGAATAAAGAATGGATGACCGTTTGGTTATGCTGTGTGCTGAAGTTGGACTTAATTGCTGGAATTCTGGAGATTCACGGTTAGAAAGGAAGGAACTCGAGGGGAAAGGGGCTGAATTGCTAGGATTTGGGGGCTAACCTAGGAAGGGAAAGctaagggagatagggagggggAGGCTGGGTGAATCTGCCTTGGGCGGGATGGCTCAGTAACCCAGCTGACTCCCCTCCTCCGCCAAGGTCCCTAGCATTCCCTGGCCTCAAGCTTCAACCACCCCTACACGTGCCAGCCCCTGGGGCCAAGACTCACCCGCGCGCCCGTGACGTCACGGCCCGGCCTCTCCCCTATAAAAGGGGCAGGAAGCCGCGGTGCCGGGCCCCAGGATGGACACTGGTAAGGGGAGGGCCCGGAACCCGGGCGCTAGAAGGCTGCGGGTCTAACACCTGCACTGCGAGAGTCGGACGCGGTCCCTCGCAACTGGCCGAGAGTGGGAAGATGCAGCTGCTGTTGAGGATCCCTTCAGTTCCAGAGCGGGGCGAGCTGGACTGCAGCATCTGCTGCCGGCCCTACAACTTGCAAGGCCGGGCGCCACGCCGCCTGCCCGGGACGGCGCGACAGCGCTGCGGCCACACGCTCTGCACCGCCTGCCTGCGGGAGCTGGCGGCCCGGGGCGATGGCAGCTGGGCCGCCGCCGCCCGGCTCGTGGGCCTGCGCCGGGGGGTCGCTTGCCCCTTCTGCCGCGCACCCTCACTGCTGCCGCGCGGCGGCGTCACGCAGGTGCCCCTGGACGCGGACTTGTGGTCTCTCCTGAAGGAGAAGGAGCACGAAGACGCCGGGAACTCGGGGGAACAGCGCGGCGACGCTTCCGAAACCGCGAGCCAAGACGGAGACGAGCCGGGGGCGGGGCCCTGGGGCTCGGCGTGGCAAACGCTGCTCGGGCTCTGGGACAAAGCTGTGGGCCGGCGTCGGCGCCCGTTACCTAGCAACGGTGAGTGATATTGACGGGGTTACAGCTAAGGGGGAGGCTTTGGAAAGAGCCCAGTAAGAAGACCCGAGGCTTCGAGTGCATCCGACCTGAATCATCTGCAGAACCCGCTAATTTACCTCACTTAATGGAGGGCTTGTGAGGCCTTCtctgtgggagggggaagggaatgagcgtTTATCCAAATGCTTCCATGTTCCGCTGGTTTATTCGTTGCCCGACTCTATGCGACCCTCctgggggttctcttggcaaagacactgggatggtttgccatttcctcctccagctcattttacagatgaggaaactgaggcaaaacaggacTAAGTAACAggcctagggtcacacggctaagtGTCCCAGGCCACGTCTGGACTCGGGAAGatggtcttcctgacgccaggcccgGCACTCCATCCgccatgccacccagctgcccataaATGCTTATATGGTGCTTAGTATTTGTCAGGTTTAagtaatatctcatttggtccccacGACCCTTGGAGGTAACTACCATTATTATCCATTAAgcgttgaggaaacagaggcaaatagaagtGAGGGGACTTGAACTcggattttcctgattccaggcccaggggctACCCACTGCTGCATCAGCTTCCTCATGCAGTATACATGTGAGCTATGGCATGCACTTGAAGTCAGATTCTTCTGAAGGAACGTTTATAGGATAAGGAACCTGGGCTAGGGTGCCACCCCAGGGTGCTAGCTGTGGATTGTGATGTTGGCTGTGTGAAGGCTGCATCCTCCTCCCTCTGACCTTTCTGCTTACTCCCCTCAGTGCTCTACTGCTGTCCAGAGAGCAAGACCCTTGCAGCCTGCTACATGCTGTAACTGAAGATTACCTGGGTTGTAACCACGAAGGTGGAAATAGCAGCTGTCCACCAGTAAGAGTGGACTAGGGCCAGTGTTCCTTCCTGCCAGATCCAAGGATTGGGGATGGGCTCTGGCCTCAATCCTCCTCCATTATTCCAGGACACACTGGACTGGGAGCTGACCCTAACAGCCTAGAGTCTGCATTTGTGATAGGACAGATCTGTGATGGTTCCTTTGGCCTCTCTGCTGAAGCAACTGCCATGTTTAGCGTTTCTGTGAAATGGTTTGAGATGGAAAAGAATTAATGGCACAACGGGAAAAGCCTACCTTTAATTCCAAGTGAATGAATTCCATATCCCTTGCATGAAGAGAGCCAAGGAAGTCAAGTACCTGCTCTTGGTGtcatcacttcttcctcttcaaCCTCTAATTGTACTTTGTATGGACCTTTCTCTTTGCACTTACTCATTTGTGTATATTTCTTActtctccctcccaaactatAAGCCTGTCAAGGATAGAAAACCATTTTATCCACATCCCCAGTTCCTAATAAACATATTACATTTAATAGAATTCCcctgttatttttcatttttcatccttCAACTGTGCCCTTATCTACTCCTGTTACTGACAGCTGCTCATTCTTCCCCAATTTGGGGGATAGGTGACATGTCTTTGTCCTCTCCTGTGGCAGGAAGTCTAGTGGGGGTATTATGTGATAAAACATGGTGAACCACGAAAAGAGCAGATGAAGAACCCAGTTCTGATTCTTTGCCCCAATTCTCTTGGTACCCTTACTTTAATGATAGATTCTGTGAAGTGGCAGAGGCCTCCTCTACTAGCTACAAATCATTTTTCTGACCCTTTCTTAACTGCCCCGTAGTTCCATTCACCTCTTAAATTATCCCAAAACTTCACCTGGGGTTTAGTAGACTCATCTACCACAAAGTGATTGCTTAACTGAACTTGGTGATTGTGGGctacagaaagagacagatgaaTAATAGAAAAGCTTGGCATCTACTTGAACACTCCTACTCATCTTCCCATAAATCCAGGTCCCTCTGCCACCTTAGGTTTCCCAGTACTTCACAGTAGAGTAGAAAGTCTCTGTGGTCAGAGTACTGGGTTTCAGAACTACCTTTGCAACCCATATTATCTTTGGGCAAGATGCCcttcctgggcctgtttcctcctctgcaaaacaCAAGGCAGGCAGCTGAAATAGGTGGCTTTCTTCAGTCCCTTTAGACTTGGCTCTACCCTCAGCTTCACCCCCCTGAGGCACCTTAGCTATCCTCCCACCCTGCTGAGTTCTGCCTAACCACATTTTCACTGAGCCAACACAGAGCCTCTCGGAATGGAGTAGGAAGGTCTGATAATATTTTCCTatctacatcttgtttgtacatagttgttagcATGTCGTCTCCcgtgttagactgtgagctcctaagagcaagggctgtcttttagatcctcagtgcttagtatggtgccGGGCACATGAgttgcttaagaaatgcttactgagatgaaaaaaaaaagagagaaagaaaaatcataaaatacagagcttgatttatggaaaagcaCCAGGAGCCTGATACCCACCTCCCTTCATCAATGCCCACCCTCCATAACCAAAGAACCCTACCCCCAAAATAACAGAGCACACAGAAAGGAAAGTATAATTTATATGTACAACCAAGAAACCCGATACAGAAGGGAGTGGGATAGGTGAGGAACAGGTGTGAAAGCAGAAGGGTTGGAGTACGGAAAAGGTAGAGGGGATAGCAAAGAGGGCTGTGGTAGCTGGGGGTTCACCATGCAAAATGTCACTTTCCCTTGGTCCCCATGGGGGGAATACTTCCCTATCCTCCTTCACCCCCACGTTCTCTGTTATGGTCTCAGAGGCATGGAGGCAAGGTTCCCCTAGCTAGTACACCCCACCTTATCCAGTCAAATCCAGCCCCTTGGTTCAAGCTTGGAGCTGGGGGGAAAGGGGTGAggacaaaggaaggaggggggtCGATAGAGCACTCTTAGGACACCTGAGTTTCCAGAGCTGGGGCACAAAAGGGCCTGTTCCCCGGTTCTGGCCCTTTGTattccttcccatcttctctaCAATACCTGGGTTgctgaggttgggggtgggggagagggaggctcCTCTTTGGCCTGAGAGAGTGTCCTCCATCCCTGACATTTTTCTTAGGGGGAGGTGATACTTGGTCccttgaggggagggggggggaatcCCCCTAACACAAGGAGCCAGTACACGGGAAGGTGACTCAGCCAGTGAATGGCGCCTTTATTCTGAGGCTGAACATGgattgccctccctccctccaacttcCCACCCTCAATTTTGGGGGAGGTAGAGGAGAGCAACACGCAGCCatgcctcccctctcttcccccctagGGGTCATTTCCCATCCCACCTCagattttccctccctttctcaagAGTTCTTCCATTCCCCATGTGGGTCCATAAGGGCCAGGCAGGGCAAATTCCCCTCCTTGGTTACTGAGGATAGAGCTTAATACtgcagggggaagggggaaattgGGGAAGCCctacccctttccctctcctcttaccCCAAACCATTTGCTGGAGAGCTGTATGTATTAAGGTTGGGGCTACTTTGGAAGAGCAACTCCCCACACCCCTCCCCGACCACAGCACCTTCATTCAAAGCATCAATGGAGAAGGCACCTGGGGCAAAGGGATGGGGGAATACAGGGGGAGAAAGCCCTGGTTTGGAAAACAGGGGTGGAGGAGAAAGGGGCTCCTATCCTGATGGTGGCCcaaggggtggggaaggtggaGGATTGGCAGCAAGCCCCAGGGGTGGGATGTGGGCTGGAGGACGGCCCCTGGGACGGGGCGAGTGGCAGGGCTGGGGCCCTTTCAGTCGTCTATACAGATCACCTCCCCAGCCCTGGGCTCCTTCCGATCCTGACCGTCGGACACCACcgccccctccttctccttcttcaccaACACGGGAGGGCCGTTGGCCGCGGCTGTTTTGGGAAGGATTGTTGAGACGCTGTTAATACCCCAAGTGACGTTCAAGCTTCATAGTTTGAACTTGGCACACACCCATGTCCAGACTGTCTGACGTCACTTCTAGCACTGAGGGTCAGGGGTGGAGATCCCCATTTTCTAAGACTCCCTTGTGCTACACAACTATGTCTGCATCTAGTTCCCGAGATGGAACACTGACTTCCTATCTCCTTTCCCCAAAACAAGCCAAGGAGTTAGTCACAGGAGGTTAGTTATGAGGGTGAAGAAATAGGATACTGAGGTTTCACTGAATGAGGGAATAATAGAGCCTAAGCTTAGTTATGAAAGGGTGAGCAGACAGGTAAGGCCCAGACAGACTGAGACAAGGAGTGTTGGGGTATGGATGGGTACAGGAGGATAGGATGCTCCTCCTATGAGATGAACCAGAAAAGAGGAAAGTTGAGTagagggagatgggaaggagataGCATAGGTAAAAGGGGAAATCaggaagaaataggaaggaaagaggttAATGAGGGCAACCTCAGACAGTTTGGGAGTAGTAAGAACCAGGAAGACTGACTCAAGTTCTCACTGACACATAGAATTCTGTGACCTGGGGAGTCACTGAACTATTGCTCTAGGCAATTTGGTGAGACTGTAAGGTGCAGAGGTTAGTCTGCACTGGTAAAGGGTgtttccctatatcaatgaaatcgcAGATCCGGTCCCTATGCCTATCCCCAGGCTGACCTGTGATGAAGGACCCTGCGGGCATCTGGCTGTAATTGGCGCCGCCGGCGGCCAGGACCCCGGCGGGTGCAGCTGAGCTGAAGGCTGCTCCGTACCCCAGTGGTGTGGCGTAGGGACCCGGAGGGAAGGCCTGGAATAAAAAGGAGGCAAAATGTCCATGAATTAGGGAGGAGGTGAAGGAAGAAAAGCCATGGCTAGACTCTTGGGTCCCTAGAGGAACAGGAAGAGAGCCTACCAATGCTATACCTCTGTACTCTTCTATACCTCTGGCCACAATGAGCCAGAGAGCTATAATTATGTCACATTTCATGGGTCTCTGGTGGGAAATGGGGCAAAGGGGATGAACCTGGTTCTGCGGCAAACAGGGCAGAGGATTACCGGTGTGGGGTAGGGCTCTGTGCCCTTGCTGGCCAGACGGCTGAGGATACTTCGCTCGGACATCTGCAGGCGGGCTGCGATGGGTGGAATGCGGGACAGGGTGGCTGGAAGGCGGGTCACATCTGCCTTCATATCGCTCAGCAGCTCCTCCAGCTGGTTCAGAACTGGGGCCCGGGccgcagagaaagaaagagcaagagagagagacaaggacaaAGAGACCGGGCCGTCACCAGGAGAGATGGAGGCcaggagagacggagagagaaagGCAGTGTCTGAGAATGATGGAGACAGAGAATGAAGAGACCAAGATAGTGCAAAagatacaggggaaaaaaagttcaaaggactcagagagagaataagaaaaaggAGGTCAGACTACCAGAGAGGACAGAGGGGAAGgaatgaggggaaggaggaaagaggggagtaAAGAAAGGGAGGTAGGGAAAGTCATAGGAGAACATGGGGGCCAGAGGATCCCAGATGAGGGGAAGGTGTATTTTAGGATGGGGGTAATGAGAAGGAAATAGGAGGAACCAGAAGAATTAAGTAAGGTTGGGGAGCCTAAGATCCAGTGgatgagaggaaaagggaaagagtgtTAGGGGGTCAAAATTAGAAATTTAGAGATTGGGGTCAGAGGCACAAGGGATTACAGGTTCAGGAAATCAGTCCAAAAATCAAGGGTTCTCAAATTTGAAGTGCAAAAAGGTGAAAGAATTTTTGGATGACAGTTTTGAGAAGAGGTCAAAGTGATATTAGGTTCATAGTAGGTGGTGGGGACAAGGAATAGTGTAAAGATTACATGGGATGTAACAATCAAGGAAAGGTGTGCACAGTGTacaggagtggaggagggagctCCACCAGAATACAATATCAGGAGTTTGGAAGTTAAAAGAGCTAAAGGAAGTTCTAGTAAATTTAGTATCAGGGATGTAGTACATGGTAGAGTATATGGTTTGTATTTACGATTAAGGTTCCATGTAGACTGGGCAGCAGGGTTAGAATGTTAGAGGCTGAAGGGGCAGGGGTTTAAGAGGATAAAGggttgttttgcttgactgtagatttgttacaagggttttatttttcttttttcaattagggaaggtaggaaagagagaaaatagttttttgttaattgaaaaaaactaaatttaattttaaaaaggagggtAGAGGGGTcagaagggtgggggagggtgttCCGCAGGATGCAGGGTGCAGACTTACGCAGCGTTGTGGGCCCTCCCCCGCGCGGGGCCGCCGCGGCCCTTACCCTTGTGCAGGACAGCGTTGGCCGGCTTGTTCCCTGCCAGCGACTCCTTGGAGAGGTGCTGGTGGCTCTCGGCCAGGCACTCGGCCTCGGCGAAGCGGGCGTGGAGGGCCATGGCGGGGTGCGCCGGCTCCTGCGACAGGTTCAGGTAGGCCGCCCGCCGAAGCTGCTCCTCGATCACCAGCGCCTGCTCCAGGAGCTGAAGGCATGGCGGGATGAATGTGCAGAAGTGAGAGGTATAAGGAGATGCCAAAGTAAGTCCTCAATAAATGTGTTAATGAATGAATGTGAGTGCCAAAGTATACAAATTACTTGAATTTAGATGACCTGAATCTATACCTCAGTGTAATTTCTAAGAACTCACCCTAACTTTGATCCTAATTCTGACAACCTAATTAATAATTCCATCTCTAAGAATTTACTTTGAAATCTTGGTCCCAGTCTTACAGTATTAATCCCTACCCCAAACTAAACACAGGGAACTTAGCTCAGCTCTGATTACTAACCCTTTCTAAAACCCTAATAATCCTGATGGCTGAAACTGATCTCAACGGTCACACCCACCCTATTCAGACCTTGACTTCTATTACTCACCTTGAACCTCCGGGCTAGGAACTTGTTTTTCATTTCCAGGAAGTTtcccttgttggcctcagttttaaATGGCTCATTAATGATGGCAAACTGGGCATCATTTTGGATGTCCTGCCACCGAGCATAGCCATGGCTACCAGTAGAGGGCAAAGGGGGATTTCTGTCAAGGAACTCAATGAGGATGACCTGTGGAACTCCTCTGTACTCCCTGTTGCTCCCACATCTCTTGACCTCCCTTCCCAGGTGTAAAAGagcattccccacccccagttgtCCTCAGAATGTGCGCTGCTTCTCCCCATGATATGAGAACCTCCTTCATTTTAGCCCCTTTTCCCTAGAGCTTTTCTCCCCGGGGTGTGACAGTTCTTCTCATGTACTGAAGGATACAGGACAATCCCAGCCAGCAGCCAGTAGTCGTGCCTCCGGTGCCAAATCTCATTGAGTTTACCGGAGGAGATAGCTGCCCTTTCCTCATTCTGCCACAGTGTATGCAGCTCTggagagggaggcaggcaggagaaacagaggaaggaagCATCAGGCTTCCTGTAGTGATCACCTTAGCATACTCCAGCAGCCCTATGTCTTCCCCTACCTCCCTCCTCTAGGAgatcggaaaaaccactgacggaGTAAAAGGAGTTAGGCTTAGTAAAACTTAGGTTAGTTACAAGGTGAGTTAGGGTAATCAATCAATGAGCCACTGTGCTAGATGGGGGACAAGACAAGACAAGAATTAAACACattctactctcaaggaactcacattctattaGGGAAAATGACATGTGTGCATATAAGTACGTACCAAGCAAAATACAAGGCAGTTTTGGTAGAGAGGCACTGGGAAAGATTgtgaaaggtctcatgtaggaaGTGGCACTTGaattaagctttgaaggaagctaatgaTTTGAAGAAGTAAGGAGgcaatgcattccaggcatggggaacagactatccaaa is from Trichosurus vulpecula isolate mTriVul1 chromosome 7, mTriVul1.pri, whole genome shotgun sequence and encodes:
- the RNF227 gene encoding RING finger protein 227 codes for the protein MQLLLRIPSVPERGELDCSICCRPYNLQGRAPRRLPGTARQRCGHTLCTACLRELAARGDGSWAAAARLVGLRRGVACPFCRAPSLLPRGGVTQVPLDADLWSLLKEKEHEDAGNSGEQRGDASETASQDGDEPGAGPWGSAWQTLLGLWDKAVGRRRRPLPSNVLYCCPESKTLAACYML